In Gemmatimonadota bacterium, the DNA window CGGGCGTTGCGCTGGCATTTCTGTGGTCACAGAGCAAAGCATTGCCCATTCTGCTTTTGGGAGCGACAATTTCCGGTGTGGTGGGGGTGCTTATTATCGAAGCCATTGTCTATTACACGCGCATCAAAGCAGATGCTGCGCTGGGCATTGTGCTTTCGGTCTTTTTTGGTGGGGGTATTGTGTTGCTCACGCATATTCAGCAAAGCGAGGTGGGCAATCAAAGTGGTCTGGATAAGTTTCTTTTTGGGCAGGCAGCTTCCATCGTGCGCGCTGATCTGTATGTGATGTGCATTGTGTCTGCGCTGGTTATGGTTGCGGTTTTTCTTTTTTTCAAGGAGTTTAAGGGACTCATTTTTGATCCGGAGTTTCTATCTTCACTGGGATTTTCCCAGCGTGTGGTCGATCTTTTGCTAATGGGGTTGATCGTGCTTACCGTTATGGTGGGGCTTCAGGCTGTGGGAGTTATTCTCATTGCTGCGATGTTGATTACCCCCGCTGCTGCTGCGCGGTTTTGGACAGATCGGCTGCATGTGATGGTGCTGGTGTCGGGTATTTTGGGTGCGTTATGCGGCGCGCTGGGCGTTGGTCTGAGTGCGCTGGCACCCCGAATCCCAACGGGTCCAGTGATGGTGCTGGTTGCAACGGCTGCATTTCTCGTTTCTGTG includes these proteins:
- a CDS encoding iron chelate uptake ABC transporter family permease subunit, whose translation is MPITSGVYEVIWDATFQLVLLGSLLIGATSGTLGAFAVLRRRSLLGDALAHAALPGVALAFLWSQSKALPILLLGATISGVVGVLIIEAIVYYTRIKADAALGIVLSVFFGGGIVLLTHIQQSEVGNQSGLDKFLFGQAASIVRADLYVMCIVSALVMVAVFLFFKEFKGLIFDPEFLSSLGFSQRVVDLLLMGLIVLTVMVGLQAVGVILIAAMLITPAAAARFWTDRLHVMVLVSGILGALCGALGVGLSALAPRIPTGPVMVLVATAAFLVSVLIAPRRGVLARWARLRANVLRENGQHFLRAYLALQVRDKREVVLADLANELQLPLYRVRRIAKRLGRDGWVNTHNGACSLTERGHKEANFVVKSHQLWEYYLVYRSILEVDHVDRSADEVEHILTPEIIEQLELILAQEGIDVVGDIHKTHSGYRRTGEDG